One Cryomorphaceae bacterium genomic region harbors:
- a CDS encoding DUF2813 domain-containing protein, with protein MKKTQMIDKIEISRFKNIEELELRLDNINVLVGGNNAGKSSILQAIQFSISIAQTTSLAEFRRTNWKNDRLSTSLTPEQILYTPTNDIYTLGNGGSLSQKVEEAILVKFTESDSNETAEFTLRKGRNKNLLVAIDGQALGQQIRNIESPFSIYVPGLAGIAAFEQFKSEGIVRKTAAKGNANSVFRNILLILSQNAEKWSAFHEDLNDIFPDISIEISFNPRRDDNIDVYIIKGDLNLPIDTYGTGVLQTIQILSYLHLYRPKFLILDEPDSHLHPQNQKIIAGKLHELTTELGFQIILSTHSRHLLDSFQEVAEVHWIVDGKLSEEDYNFVKVLLEIGALDKGDFLNNGNIKCIVLTEDSITKPLKAILMANEFNLDETDVWAYDGCSKLDTAVVLAAFIKKHAPNARIIIHRDSDYLSEDEKRDIAQKASDAGLDIFFTAGTDIESNFLNKDHLQSIFPELTDERYNQILQAAIEENRVKSMETYINHMTQLALTEQYRGGPRVNNGRISTNCLDSFNTDRVKLSIGKKLLKSIKRQTQEEIEQRDVFRATEHLKNEKLSTIKQEIWE; from the coding sequence TTGAAAAAGACACAAATGATAGATAAGATTGAAATATCAAGGTTTAAGAATATCGAAGAACTCGAGCTTAGACTTGACAATATAAATGTTTTGGTTGGGGGTAATAATGCTGGAAAAAGTTCAATTTTACAAGCTATTCAGTTTTCGATTTCAATTGCTCAAACTACATCACTTGCTGAATTTCGAAGAACAAATTGGAAAAATGATAGGCTCTCAACATCATTGACTCCGGAACAAATATTGTACACACCTACCAACGATATTTACACGCTGGGGAATGGCGGGTCTCTAAGTCAGAAAGTTGAAGAAGCTATTCTCGTTAAGTTTACAGAATCTGATTCAAATGAAACCGCAGAATTCACACTCAGAAAAGGCCGCAATAAAAATCTTCTTGTAGCAATTGATGGACAAGCGCTAGGACAACAAATCCGAAACATTGAAAGTCCATTTTCAATTTATGTTCCAGGGTTAGCAGGAATTGCAGCTTTTGAGCAGTTTAAAAGCGAAGGTATAGTTAGAAAAACTGCTGCTAAGGGAAACGCAAACAGTGTTTTTAGAAATATCCTATTGATTTTGTCACAAAATGCGGAGAAGTGGAGCGCATTTCATGAAGATCTCAATGATATTTTCCCAGATATATCTATAGAAATTTCATTTAACCCAAGAAGGGACGACAACATTGATGTTTATATTATCAAAGGAGATTTGAATCTGCCAATTGACACTTACGGCACTGGCGTACTTCAGACAATTCAGATTCTTTCATACTTGCATTTGTACAGACCCAAATTTTTGATTCTTGATGAACCCGACAGTCATTTACATCCACAAAATCAGAAAATCATAGCCGGAAAACTTCATGAACTAACAACAGAATTAGGGTTTCAAATCATTTTAAGTACCCACTCAAGACACCTGCTTGATTCTTTTCAAGAGGTAGCTGAGGTTCATTGGATAGTTGATGGAAAATTGAGCGAAGAAGATTACAATTTTGTCAAAGTCCTATTGGAAATTGGTGCATTAGATAAGGGTGACTTCTTGAATAATGGCAATATTAAGTGTATTGTATTGACGGAGGACTCAATCACTAAACCATTAAAAGCTATTCTCATGGCAAATGAATTTAACCTTGATGAAACTGATGTTTGGGCTTATGATGGTTGTTCAAAATTGGATACTGCTGTTGTTTTGGCCGCTTTTATCAAAAAGCATGCTCCCAATGCTCGAATTATAATACATAGGGATTCAGATTATTTAAGTGAAGATGAAAAGCGTGATATAGCTCAAAAGGCAAGTGATGCTGGGTTGGATATATTTTTCACTGCAGGAACTGATATTGAATCAAACTTTTTGAACAAGGACCATTTACAATCCATCTTCCCCGAATTAACTGATGAAAGATATAATCAGATACTTCAGGCTGCAATTGAAGAAAATAGAGTGAAGTCTATGGAGACCTACATTAATCACATGACACAGCTTGCATTGACCGAACAATACAGGGGTGGACCTAGAGTTAACAATGGACGAATTAGTACAAACTGCTTAGATAGTTTTAATACAGATAGGGTTAAACTCAGCATTGGAAAGAAGCTTTTGAAATCCATTAAAAGGCAGACGCAAGAGGAAATTGAACAAAGAGATGTTTTCAGGGCCACTGAGCACCTTAAAAATGAAAAGCTTTCGACAATTAAACAGGAGATTTGGGAATAA